A region from the Hypericibacter adhaerens genome encodes:
- a CDS encoding leucyl aminopeptidase, with translation MRVRFLDKLPAKLPVLAVCRSDEAGLLPAARRVNQLLKGALARAGQRHRSADEDGPQIVELTAPRGLKSRRVLLLDLGRRRRLDGERAEAAGAALARAVAEAGETEAMLVLDHPEQAATSAPELATRLALGARLASYRFDRYRTKTRPDDPPGRLQTLLVVTPAAAAAQALWRKLGPVAAGVELARDLANEPSNVITPDGFIEHARAALAPLGVELAVFDEKKLARLGMNAMLAVGSGSANKPRLLLMRWRGSPGRPFAFVGKGVTFDTGGISIKKAAGMEEMKADMAGAAAVVGLMRALAGRRAKLPVIGVAALVENMPSGTAYRPGDVVKTFSGKTLEIVDTDAEGRVVLSDALAFTVQKFRPRAIVDLATLTYAVVAALGSAFSGIFANDDKLAERLVAAGQATGDRLWRLPLDAEYERNLKSQIADFRQCAPDDAFADASHGAQLLQNFVDGTPWAHLDIAGRMFGKRDEEGHWPGAPGFGVRLLDRFLATREQEAGHEQVAKSAAPKRARG, from the coding sequence ATGCGCGTCCGTTTCCTCGACAAACTGCCGGCCAAACTGCCGGTTCTTGCCGTCTGCCGCTCGGACGAAGCCGGTCTCCTGCCCGCGGCGCGGCGGGTCAACCAGCTCCTCAAAGGGGCCCTCGCCCGGGCGGGCCAGCGCCACCGCTCGGCCGACGAGGACGGGCCGCAGATCGTCGAGCTGACGGCGCCGCGGGGCCTCAAGAGCCGCCGCGTGCTGCTGCTGGATCTGGGCCGCCGGCGCCGGCTCGATGGCGAGCGGGCCGAGGCGGCGGGGGCGGCGCTCGCCCGCGCCGTGGCCGAGGCGGGCGAGACCGAGGCCATGCTGGTGCTGGATCATCCCGAGCAGGCCGCGACCTCGGCCCCCGAGCTGGCGACGCGCCTGGCGCTCGGCGCCCGGCTCGCTTCCTACCGCTTCGACCGCTACCGCACCAAGACCAGGCCGGACGACCCGCCCGGCCGGCTCCAGACGCTGCTGGTGGTGACCCCGGCTGCCGCGGCCGCCCAGGCGCTGTGGCGCAAGCTAGGGCCGGTGGCGGCCGGGGTCGAGCTTGCCCGCGATCTCGCCAACGAGCCTTCCAACGTCATCACGCCCGACGGCTTCATCGAGCATGCGCGCGCCGCCCTGGCGCCGCTGGGGGTCGAGCTTGCCGTCTTCGACGAGAAAAAGCTCGCCCGGCTCGGCATGAACGCGATGCTGGCCGTGGGTTCGGGCAGCGCCAACAAGCCGCGGCTGCTGCTGATGCGATGGCGTGGGAGCCCCGGGCGGCCCTTCGCCTTCGTCGGCAAGGGCGTCACCTTCGACACGGGCGGCATCTCGATCAAGAAGGCCGCCGGCATGGAGGAGATGAAGGCCGACATGGCGGGGGCCGCCGCCGTGGTGGGGCTGATGCGGGCCCTGGCCGGGCGGCGCGCCAAGCTGCCGGTGATCGGCGTGGCGGCGCTGGTCGAGAACATGCCGTCGGGCACCGCCTATCGGCCGGGTGACGTGGTCAAGACCTTCTCCGGCAAGACGCTTGAGATCGTCGATACCGACGCCGAGGGTCGCGTCGTGCTCTCCGATGCGCTCGCCTTCACGGTGCAGAAGTTCCGTCCGCGTGCGATCGTCGACCTGGCCACGCTCACCTACGCCGTGGTGGCGGCCTTGGGCTCCGCCTTCTCCGGCATCTTCGCCAATGACGACAAGCTCGCGGAGCGGCTGGTCGCGGCCGGGCAGGCGACGGGCGACCGGCTTTGGCGGCTGCCGCTCGATGCCGAATATGAGCGCAACTTGAAATCGCAGATCGCCGATTTCCGCCAATGCGCGCCCGACGACGCCTTCGCCGACGCCTCGCACGGCGCCCAGCTTCTGCAGAATTTCGTCGACGGCACGCCCTGGGCCCATCTCGACATCGCCGGCCGCATGTTCGGCAAGCGCGACGAGGAGGGCCACTGGCCAGGCGCGCCCGGCTTCGGCGTGCGCCTCCTCGACCGCTTCCTCGCCACCCGCGAACAGGAAGCGGGGCATGAGCAGGTGGCGAAATCCGCGGCGCCGAAACGCGCGCGGGGATGA
- a CDS encoding GMC family oxidoreductase, producing MTAREDLGSWDYVIVGAGSAGCVLANRLSANGRDRVLLLEAGGSDNYHWIHIPIGYLYCMGNPRTDWGFRTREEPGLNGRALAYPRGKVLGGCSSINGMIYMRGQAADYDRWRQLGNPGWGWDDVLPLFCKSEDHHERGAPFHGQGGEMRVERQRLHWPILDAVREAALEMGVPKTDDFNSGDNEGSSYFEVNQKSGFRFNAARAFLKPARGRANLRIVTRAQAERIEFAGKRAAGLLLRLDGRPARVTIGKELLLAAGSIGSPQLLQLSGVGPADLLQRHGIAVLKDLPGVGENLQDHLQLRTIFRISGARTLNEWQARWPGKAEIALQYALWRKGPMSMAPSQLGIFMRSDARFATPNIEFHVQPLSLDRFGEPLHDYPAITVSVCNLRPESRGHLRIVSADPLAPPEIAPNYLSTDEDRRVAVESIGAARRLMATRRMQAFAPEELKPGAAVTSPADLARAAGDIGTTIFHPVGTAKMGTDSLAVVDPKLKVHGLEGIRVADASIMPTIVSGNTHAPAVMIGEMAARFIAAE from the coding sequence GTGACGGCGCGTGAAGATCTCGGAAGCTGGGACTATGTGATCGTCGGTGCGGGCTCGGCGGGCTGTGTGCTGGCGAACCGGCTGAGCGCCAATGGCCGCGACCGCGTCCTGTTGCTCGAGGCGGGCGGCTCCGATAACTATCACTGGATCCATATCCCCATCGGCTATCTCTATTGCATGGGCAATCCGCGCACGGACTGGGGCTTCCGGACGCGGGAGGAACCGGGATTGAATGGGCGTGCGCTCGCCTATCCGCGCGGCAAGGTCCTGGGCGGCTGCTCCTCGATCAACGGCATGATCTATATGCGGGGGCAGGCGGCGGATTACGACCGCTGGCGCCAGCTCGGCAATCCCGGGTGGGGCTGGGACGATGTGCTGCCGCTGTTCTGCAAGTCGGAAGACCATCACGAGCGGGGGGCGCCGTTCCACGGTCAGGGCGGCGAGATGCGCGTCGAGCGCCAGCGCCTTCATTGGCCGATCCTCGACGCCGTGCGCGAGGCGGCGCTCGAGATGGGCGTGCCCAAGACCGACGATTTCAACAGCGGCGACAACGAAGGATCATCCTATTTCGAGGTCAACCAGAAGTCGGGCTTCCGCTTCAACGCGGCGCGCGCCTTCCTGAAACCGGCGCGGGGACGGGCCAACCTGCGCATCGTGACCCGCGCCCAGGCCGAGCGGATCGAGTTCGCCGGGAAGCGCGCGGCGGGGCTGCTGCTGCGCCTGGACGGTCGGCCCGCCCGCGTCACGATCGGCAAGGAGCTGCTCCTGGCCGCGGGATCGATCGGCTCGCCGCAGCTCCTCCAGCTCTCGGGCGTCGGGCCTGCTGACCTGCTGCAGCGCCACGGCATCGCGGTCCTGAAGGATCTGCCCGGCGTCGGCGAGAACCTGCAGGACCATCTGCAGCTTCGCACCATCTTCCGCATCAGCGGCGCGCGCACCCTCAACGAGTGGCAGGCGCGCTGGCCCGGCAAGGCCGAGATCGCGCTGCAATACGCCCTGTGGCGCAAGGGGCCCATGTCGATGGCGCCCAGCCAGCTCGGCATCTTCATGCGCTCGGACGCCCGCTTCGCCACGCCCAATATCGAGTTCCATGTGCAGCCGCTGAGCCTCGACCGCTTCGGCGAGCCGCTGCACGACTATCCGGCGATCACGGTCTCGGTCTGCAATCTGCGGCCGGAATCCAGAGGCCATCTGCGTATCGTCTCCGCGGACCCGCTGGCGCCGCCGGAGATCGCGCCCAACTATCTCTCGACGGACGAGGACCGCCGGGTCGCCGTGGAATCGATCGGTGCCGCGCGACGCCTGATGGCAACCCGGCGGATGCAGGCCTTCGCGCCCGAGGAGCTGAAGCCCGGCGCCGCAGTGACCTCGCCGGCCGATCTGGCGCGGGCGGCGGGCGATATCGGCACCACGATCTTCCATCCCGTGGGCACGGCCAAGATGGGCACCGACTCGCTGGCGGTGGTCGACCCCAAGCTCAAGGTCCATGGCCTCGAGGGCATCCGCGTGGCGGATGCCTCGATCATGCCCACGATCGTCTCCGGCAACACCCACGCGCCCGCCGTCATGATCGGCGAGATGGCGGCGAGGTTCATCGCAGCGGAATGA
- a CDS encoding nidogen-like domain-containing protein codes for MAADSAMPTPHMPAAKVDGPSPRPAVALGETQLAEAKLVEVKEPAAGEKVEVQLAADEQLKLDFDIDKSQVTATADGVQIVTPDGGVVLLTGMTMDEFLLALGGDVDELPTAAGGAQAGTGTANTGHFLTPFGLAGLLDGLFDNGPIGASSLLYGAPEPLTAPEDKKDGLLCLFTPNPDSVDFDSVTGAVGVVYAEHCFYFAKESDDEVWLPSNETEADEILYDPNHGFFGDAGDDTIHGRGLQDIVHGGAGNDSLEGGSARDSLEGNNGNDTIDGGTGDDTLLGGDGEDSAQGGDGDDSIAGGQGGDTLVGDNLSGPGVDEEEGDDTVQALDAPSTLGQGGNALINGLGGAAGFGENVLSPNDDGSTGFIDVTSVFPGGMNFFGTVYNGFYINNNGNITFTSPLGTFTPFNLTLPTGNPIIAPFFADVDTRGGTGLPPTPGGTSTGANRVYWDLDPATGRITITWDDVGYFNGYTQHLNAFQLIIERTSDTDFAFEFRYEYVDWTTGTASGGNSEGLGGTIARAGWNSGNGTFYELPQSGNQAAILDLEHTSNPGTVQDGNWVFNVVGGVVVDGPPGSSNDTIHGNEGNDSILGVWGHDSLFGDEGNDTIQGGVGNDTIRGGTGNDTIDGGDGDDSILGGAGNDRIDGSNGDDTIHGENGDDEIGGANGSDLITGDRVAGGAGNDALGGNDTIDGGDGDDTIYGESIFGKGGADTLGGDDSIFGGDGNDIIAGAYALGGNDDDSIFGHDTIDGGEGADSILGSHAVGGSGNDRILSDDRIDGGDGNDTIYGDSVSGNDGDDTLGGDDSLFGGDGNDVIGGAYALGGNGDDSIVGHDTIDGGEGADWILGSHAAGGSGNDRIQSDDRIDGGDGDDTIYGESIFGNDGADTLGGDDSIFGGDGNDVVVGAYAQGGNGDDSIVGHDTIDGSEGADSILGSFVTGGSGNDRIGGNDRIGGGDDNDTIYGSWIYSGDGDDTIEDHDTVEGGSDDDRIVGDVIYGEAGDDSIDGADTVHGETGEDRITASFIAGGAGNDRISDQDSVTGDDGDDSLYGDSIFGDNGNDIVSGGDTLGGGEGDDTVIGGRILGGNGSDSVSDDDSIFGEDGEDRLWGDWIDGDNGDDTIAANDTIVAGDGNDDVRGSVRIAGGNGNDRITDNDSLSGGDGNDRLYGSDSIVGQNGDDVITEDDTIEGGSGHDTIRGSRNTDGNSGDDTIFDRDHISGGTGNDTILGDDLVGGDGDDSIVGGDDITGDNGRDTILGGAIRGGSGNDTIADHDSIWGGEGDDSIFGDSTEGGEGNDSIDGGDTIDGGDDNDSILGGRFTGYNGDDTIRDDDSIAGGKGTDHVIGDRIFGGEGDDSIGGNDTVSGGDGNDTLEGSEDLRGENGNDTIADNDWMSGGEGNDSLSGSDSITGGGGDDQITDNDTLLGGDDRDTIRGIAYGDGGAGDDTIVDRDSIVGGDGRDRIDGEYLLWGGKGDDSIFAQDTVFGGSDRDTILGSSDMMAGSGNDVIDDSDRLSGDDGDDSIIGSDISGGNGDDIIDDRDFIQGGSGNDVLVGDVIGGNDGDDLIRAGDTILGGLGSDVITGGVISGGAGDDTIEDSDSIVADGRDWILGDSITGGSGNDIITGNDTIFGDIDADTIYGSSIHGGSGNDVITDRDWIDGGDGNDLLYGSSITPIERNDGSDLIDDRDTILGGNGRDTIIGDGINGGYGADTIDARDSLLGGDGNDSIVGDGGVSGEPQPDYIDIRDTIRGGAGRDTIYGDSRHPDDHINGETILADDSIDGGSGNDVIYGQWGDDSIDGGDNNDLAYGGNGDDYVGGGNGQDLVDGESGDDTVDGGNDGDWVYGRDGNDSLLGGNGNDYLDGGTGSDTLHGGGDDDRLFGFQNRDLLFGDEGDDTIEGGESGDTIDGGDGDDYLRGDGDSDDQSRDSILGGSGNDVIYGEYGEDTLAGGDDEDLIVGGSGNDVIRGDNGDDTLYGDNGQDTIDGGNGNDQILGGSFSDSLAGGGGDDNVLGGTGRDTILGDNGNDTLRGEDGSDLIFGGSGDDSIDGGNGLDTIDGGAGNDTISGGAGVGNADSILGGEGDDSILAGDGRNTILGDNGDDTIRAGDGPDLVFAGDGDDSITGGDSNDSIIGGNGNDTAWGGNSNDSIFGENGDDYLSGDEVGDTLDGGEGNDTLLGGSGNDVIFGQDGDDSIDGGNGLDTIDGGAGNDTISGGTGVGNADSILGGEGDDSILAGDGRNTILGDNGDDTIQAGDGPDLVFAGDGDDSITGGDSNDSIIGGNGNDTAWGGNSNDSIFGENGDDYLSGDEVGDTLDGGEGNDTLLGGGGNDLLFGQNGDDSIDGGTSSVGIDQLFGGGGNDILLFGAEDDFYDGGNGHDALKVTGSVNFTAFDEQVTGTEIIDMRSSSANAVTINAEDVLDFDGTTGESWNSNIIDLVVRGESGDQLNLNATGSHHFVLQASNVTMADQAVYGSGNYNIYADDQGNYVAVESTVSTVAS; via the coding sequence ATGGCCGCCGATTCTGCCATGCCCACCCCCCACATGCCTGCGGCAAAGGTGGATGGCCCGTCACCCCGCCCGGCGGTCGCTCTCGGTGAAACGCAGCTCGCCGAGGCGAAGCTTGTCGAGGTGAAAGAGCCCGCGGCCGGCGAGAAGGTCGAGGTCCAGCTCGCGGCCGACGAACAGCTCAAGCTCGATTTCGACATCGACAAATCGCAGGTCACCGCGACCGCCGACGGTGTGCAGATCGTCACTCCCGACGGCGGCGTCGTCCTCCTGACCGGCATGACCATGGACGAGTTCCTGCTGGCGCTGGGCGGTGACGTCGATGAGCTGCCGACGGCGGCCGGCGGCGCACAGGCCGGCACGGGCACCGCCAATACCGGCCACTTCCTCACGCCGTTCGGCCTGGCGGGTCTGCTCGACGGCCTGTTCGACAACGGCCCGATCGGCGCGAGCTCGCTGCTTTATGGCGCGCCGGAGCCCCTCACGGCCCCCGAGGACAAGAAAGACGGGCTGCTCTGCCTCTTCACGCCCAATCCGGACAGCGTCGATTTCGACAGCGTCACGGGTGCCGTCGGCGTCGTCTATGCCGAGCACTGCTTCTATTTCGCCAAGGAGAGCGACGACGAGGTCTGGCTGCCCTCGAACGAGACCGAGGCCGACGAGATCCTCTACGACCCGAACCACGGGTTCTTCGGCGATGCCGGCGACGACACCATTCATGGCCGCGGTCTCCAGGACATCGTCCATGGCGGCGCCGGCAACGATTCGCTCGAGGGCGGCAGCGCCCGGGATTCGCTGGAAGGCAACAACGGCAACGACACGATCGACGGAGGGACCGGCGACGACACGCTGCTGGGTGGCGACGGCGAGGATTCGGCCCAAGGCGGCGACGGCGACGATTCGATCGCCGGCGGGCAGGGCGGCGACACGCTGGTCGGCGACAACCTGTCGGGCCCGGGCGTCGACGAGGAGGAAGGCGACGACACCGTCCAGGCCCTGGACGCTCCCAGCACGCTCGGCCAGGGCGGCAACGCGCTGATCAACGGCCTGGGCGGTGCCGCCGGCTTCGGCGAGAACGTGCTGTCCCCGAACGACGACGGCTCGACCGGATTCATCGACGTGACCTCGGTCTTTCCGGGCGGGATGAACTTCTTCGGGACGGTCTATAACGGGTTCTACATCAACAACAACGGCAACATCACCTTCACTTCGCCGCTGGGTACCTTCACGCCCTTCAACCTGACCCTTCCCACGGGCAACCCGATCATCGCGCCCTTCTTCGCCGACGTGGACACGCGCGGGGGCACGGGCCTGCCGCCGACGCCGGGCGGAACCTCGACGGGTGCCAACCGGGTCTATTGGGACCTCGATCCTGCGACGGGCCGGATCACCATCACCTGGGACGATGTGGGCTATTTCAACGGCTACACCCAGCATCTGAACGCGTTCCAGCTGATCATCGAGCGCACCAGCGACACCGACTTCGCCTTCGAGTTCCGCTACGAGTATGTCGATTGGACAACGGGCACGGCCAGCGGCGGCAATAGCGAGGGTCTCGGCGGCACCATCGCGCGGGCGGGTTGGAACTCGGGCAACGGGACCTTCTACGAGCTGCCGCAGTCGGGCAACCAGGCGGCGATCCTGGATCTGGAGCACACCAGCAACCCGGGCACGGTGCAGGACGGCAACTGGGTATTCAACGTGGTGGGCGGCGTGGTGGTCGACGGCCCGCCCGGCAGCTCGAACGACACGATTCACGGCAACGAGGGCAATGACAGCATCCTCGGCGTGTGGGGCCACGATTCCCTCTTCGGCGACGAAGGCAACGACACGATCCAGGGCGGCGTCGGCAACGACACGATCCGGGGCGGCACGGGGAACGACACGATCGACGGCGGCGACGGCGACGATTCGATCCTCGGCGGAGCCGGCAACGACCGTATCGATGGCAGCAATGGCGACGACACCATCCATGGAGAGAACGGCGACGACGAGATCGGCGGGGCCAACGGGAGCGACCTGATCACCGGCGATCGTGTCGCCGGCGGGGCGGGCAACGACGCCCTCGGTGGCAATGACACGATCGACGGCGGCGACGGTGACGACACGATCTATGGTGAATCGATTTTCGGCAAGGGCGGCGCGGACACGCTCGGGGGCGACGATTCCATCTTCGGCGGGGACGGAAACGACATCATCGCGGGCGCCTATGCGCTGGGTGGGAACGACGACGATTCCATCTTCGGACACGACACGATCGACGGCGGCGAGGGCGCAGATTCGATCCTCGGCAGCCATGCCGTCGGCGGCAGCGGCAACGATCGGATCCTGAGCGACGACCGGATCGACGGCGGCGACGGCAACGATACGATCTATGGGGATTCGGTCTCCGGCAATGACGGCGACGACACGCTCGGGGGCGACGATTCCCTCTTCGGCGGGGACGGCAACGACGTCATCGGCGGCGCCTACGCGCTGGGCGGGAACGGCGACGATTCCATCGTCGGCCACGACACGATCGACGGCGGCGAGGGCGCGGATTGGATCCTCGGCAGCCATGCCGCCGGCGGCAGCGGCAACGACCGGATCCAGAGTGACGACCGGATCGACGGTGGCGACGGCGACGACACCATCTACGGCGAATCGATCTTCGGCAATGACGGCGCGGACACGCTCGGAGGCGACGATTCCATCTTCGGCGGGGATGGAAACGATGTCGTCGTCGGTGCCTATGCGCAAGGCGGGAATGGCGACGATTCCATCGTGGGCCATGACACGATCGACGGCAGCGAGGGCGCGGACTCGATCCTCGGCAGCTTTGTCACCGGCGGCAGCGGCAACGATCGGATCGGCGGCAACGATCGGATCGGCGGCGGCGACGACAACGACACCATTTACGGCTCCTGGATCTATAGCGGCGACGGTGACGACACGATCGAGGATCACGACACCGTCGAAGGCGGTTCCGACGACGACCGCATCGTGGGCGACGTGATCTATGGCGAGGCGGGGGACGACAGCATCGACGGTGCCGATACGGTCCATGGCGAAACCGGCGAGGACAGGATCACCGCTTCCTTCATCGCGGGCGGCGCCGGCAACGATCGGATCTCGGACCAGGACTCCGTCACCGGCGACGACGGCGACGACAGCCTCTATGGCGATTCGATCTTCGGGGACAATGGCAACGACATCGTTTCCGGCGGCGATACGCTTGGCGGCGGCGAGGGCGATGACACTGTCATCGGCGGCCGGATCCTGGGCGGGAACGGGAGCGACAGCGTCTCCGACGACGACAGCATCTTCGGCGAGGATGGCGAGGACCGCCTCTGGGGCGACTGGATCGACGGCGACAATGGCGACGACACGATCGCCGCGAACGACACGATCGTGGCCGGCGACGGCAATGACGACGTCCGCGGCAGCGTCCGGATCGCCGGCGGCAATGGCAACGACAGGATCACCGACAACGATTCGCTGAGCGGCGGCGACGGCAACGACCGCCTCTACGGCAGCGATTCGATCGTCGGGCAGAACGGCGACGATGTCATCACCGAGGACGACACGATCGAAGGCGGCAGCGGCCATGACACGATCCGCGGCAGCCGCAATACCGACGGGAACAGCGGCGACGATACGATCTTCGATCGCGACCATATCAGCGGCGGCACCGGCAACGACACGATCCTGGGCGACGACCTGGTCGGCGGCGACGGCGACGATTCCATCGTCGGGGGCGACGACATCACGGGCGACAACGGCCGCGACACCATCCTGGGCGGCGCCATCCGCGGCGGCAGCGGCAACGACACCATCGCCGACCACGATTCGATCTGGGGCGGCGAAGGCGACGATTCCATCTTCGGCGATTCGACCGAGGGCGGCGAAGGGAACGACAGCATCGACGGCGGCGACACGATCGACGGCGGCGACGACAATGACAGCATCCTGGGCGGGCGCTTCACCGGCTATAACGGCGACGACACGATCAGGGACGACGATTCCATCGCCGGCGGGAAGGGTACCGACCATGTCATCGGCGATCGCATCTTCGGCGGCGAGGGCGACGACAGCATCGGCGGCAACGACACGGTGTCGGGCGGCGACGGCAACGACACGCTCGAGGGCAGCGAGGATCTGCGCGGCGAGAACGGCAACGACACGATTGCCGACAATGACTGGATGTCGGGCGGCGAAGGCAACGATTCCCTGTCCGGCAGCGATTCCATTACCGGCGGCGGCGGCGACGACCAGATCACGGACAACGACACCCTCCTGGGTGGCGACGACCGCGACACGATCCGCGGCATCGCCTATGGCGACGGTGGCGCCGGCGACGACACGATCGTCGACCGGGACAGCATCGTCGGCGGCGACGGCCGCGACCGGATCGACGGCGAGTATTTGCTGTGGGGCGGGAAGGGAGACGATTCGATCTTCGCCCAGGACACCGTCTTCGGCGGCTCGGACCGGGACACCATCCTCGGCAGCTCTGACATGATGGCCGGCTCCGGCAATGATGTGATCGATGACAGCGACAGGTTGTCGGGCGACGACGGCGATGATTCCATCATCGGCAGCGACATTTCCGGCGGCAATGGCGACGACATCATCGACGACAGGGACTTCATCCAGGGCGGCTCCGGCAACGACGTGCTCGTCGGCGATGTGATCGGCGGCAACGATGGCGACGACCTGATCCGGGCGGGCGACACGATCCTGGGCGGGCTCGGCAGCGACGTCATCACCGGCGGCGTCATCAGCGGCGGCGCCGGCGACGACACGATCGAGGACAGCGACAGTATCGTCGCGGATGGCCGCGATTGGATCCTCGGTGATTCGATCACGGGCGGCAGCGGCAACGACATCATCACCGGCAACGACACGATCTTCGGCGACATCGATGCCGACACCATCTATGGCAGCTCGATCCATGGCGGTTCCGGCAACGATGTGATCACCGACCGGGACTGGATCGACGGCGGCGACGGCAATGATCTGCTCTATGGCAGTAGCATCACTCCGATCGAGAGGAACGACGGGTCGGATCTGATCGACGATCGGGACACGATTCTCGGCGGCAACGGCCGGGACACCATCATCGGCGACGGGATCAACGGCGGCTATGGCGCCGACACGATCGATGCGCGCGACAGTCTGCTCGGCGGCGACGGCAACGATTCCATCGTTGGCGACGGCGGGGTCTCGGGCGAACCGCAGCCCGACTACATCGACATCCGCGACACGATCCGCGGCGGTGCGGGCCGGGATACGATCTATGGCGATTCCCGGCATCCGGATGACCACATCAACGGCGAGACCATTCTGGCGGACGACAGCATCGACGGCGGCTCCGGCAACGACGTGATCTATGGCCAGTGGGGCGACGACAGCATCGACGGCGGCGACAACAACGATTTGGCCTATGGCGGCAATGGCGACGATTATGTCGGGGGCGGCAACGGCCAGGACCTCGTCGACGGCGAATCCGGCGACGACACGGTCGATGGCGGCAATGACGGCGACTGGGTCTATGGTCGCGACGGCAACGATTCGCTCCTGGGCGGTAACGGCAACGACTATCTCGACGGCGGCACTGGTTCCGACACCCTGCATGGCGGCGGCGACGACGATCGCCTGTTTGGCTTCCAGAATCGGGATCTTCTGTTCGGCGACGAGGGCGACGACACGATCGAAGGCGGCGAAAGCGGCGACACGATCGACGGCGGCGATGGCGACGACTATCTGCGGGGCGATGGCGACTCAGACGATCAGAGCCGCGACAGCATCCTCGGCGGCTCCGGCAACGATGTGATCTATGGCGAGTATGGGGAGGATACGCTTGCGGGCGGCGATGACGAGGATCTCATCGTCGGCGGCAGCGGTAACGACGTCATCCGCGGCGACAATGGTGATGACACGCTCTATGGCGACAATGGCCAGGACACGATCGATGGCGGGAACGGCAATGATCAGATCCTCGGTGGCAGTTTCTCCGATTCCCTCGCGGGCGGCGGGGGTGACGATAACGTCCTTGGCGGCACCGGCCGGGACACGATTCTGGGCGACAATGGTAACGATACCCTCCGGGGCGAAGACGGTTCCGACCTGATCTTCGGCGGGAGCGGAGACGACAGCATCGATGGCGGCAACGGGTTAGACACGATAGACGGCGGTGCCGGCAACGACACGATCTCCGGCGGTGCAGGTGTCGGTAACGCCGACTCGATTCTAGGGGGCGAGGGCGACGATTCTATTCTGGCGGGCGACGGTCGGAACACGATCCTGGGCGACAATGGCGACGACACGATCCGGGCGGGGGATGGTCCGGATCTGGTCTTTGCGGGCGATGGCGATGATTCGATCACTGGCGGCGACTCGAACGATTCGATCATCGGCGGAAATGGCAACGACACAGCCTGGGGCGGCAACAGCAATGACAGTATTTTCGGCGAGAATGGCGACGACTATCTGAGCGGCGATGAAGTCGGCGACACGCTCGATGGTGGCGAAGGCAACGACACGCTCCTCGGCGGTTCCGGCAACGACGTCATCTTCGGTCAGGACGGTGATGACAGCATCGATGGCGGCAACGGGTTGGACACGATAGACGGCGGCGCCGGCAACGACACGATCTCCGGTGGCACAGGTGTCGGTAATGCCGACTCGATTCTAGGGGGCGAGGGCGACGATTCTATCCTGGCGGGCGACGGTCGGAACACGATCCTGGGCGACAATGGCGACGACACGATCCAGGCAGGGGATGGTCCGGACCTGGTCTTTGCGGGTGATGGCGATGATTCGATCACTGGCGGCGACTCGAACGATTCGATCATCGGCGGAAATGGCAACGACACAGCCTGGGGCGGCAACAGCAATGACAGCATTTTCGGCGAGAATGGCGACGACTATCTGAGCGGCGATGAAGTCGGCGACACGCTCGATGGTGGCGAAGGCAACGACACGCTCCTCGGCGGCGGCGGAAACGATTTGCTCTTCGGCCAGAACGGTGACGACAGCATCGATGGCGGCACCAGCAGCGTTGGGATAGATCAGCTCTTCGGCGGGGGAGGAAACGACATCCTGCTCTTCGGTGCCGAAGACGATTTCTATGACGGTGGCAATGGGCACGACGCATTGAAGGTCACCGGTAGCGTGAACTTCACGGCCTTCGACGAGCAGGTCACCGGTACCGAGATTATCGACATGCGCAGCAGCAGCGCGAACGCGGTGACGATCAACGCCGAGGATGTTCTGGACTTCGACGGCACCACGGGCGAGAGTTGGAACAGCAACATCATCGACTTGGTGGTGCGAGGCGAGAGCGGCGACCAGCTCAATCTCAATGCGACCGGCAGCCACCACTTTGTGCTGCAGGCATCAAACGTGACGATGGCCGATCAGGCGGTCTATGGCAGCGGAAACTACAACATCTATGCCGACGACCAGGGCAATTACGTGGCGGTTGAAAGCACGGTGAGCACCGTCGCAAGCTAG